A single region of the Bacteroidota bacterium genome encodes:
- a CDS encoding RagB/SusD family nutrient uptake outer membrane protein — protein sequence ASGLPIDDPASGYNPADPWTGRDPRFYNNFVYNWQKIVQGGSASLDSTIRYASLYNGGYWRNDLSHSVTGYMLKKFVPLTVNSIDNGPGPRVADNYLRLADVYLMYAEAVAYGWGDPKSYGPSAGKDLQLTAVDAFNKVRQRAGVGNIADKFTTSTEAFKQELIRERAVEFAYEANIRWMDLRRWLIGTQDKYLKKTALDFDEGPRHKPINMRERVVKTRVFTNRCYWLPLPTTQVNLYPSFGQNPGW from the coding sequence GCCAGCGGATTGCCGATTGACGATCCTGCCTCCGGATATAATCCTGCTGATCCCTGGACCGGGAGAGATCCCCGTTTCTATAATAATTTCGTCTATAATTGGCAAAAAATTGTTCAGGGTGGAAGTGCCAGCCTTGATTCTACCATACGTTATGCTTCCCTTTATAATGGAGGATATTGGCGTAATGATCTGAGCCATAGTGTAACGGGATATATGCTCAAAAAATTTGTTCCATTAACAGTCAACAGTATAGATAACGGACCCGGACCCAGAGTTGCCGATAATTATTTGCGTTTGGCTGACGTCTATTTAATGTATGCTGAAGCGGTTGCATATGGCTGGGGTGATCCTAAGAGCTATGGCCCTAGCGCAGGTAAAGATTTACAATTAACTGCGGTAGACGCTTTTAATAAAGTAAGACAAAGGGCTGGAGTTGGTAATATCGCTGATAAATTCACTACTTCTACTGAAGCATTTAAACAGGAGTTAATTCGGGAAAGAGCTGTTGAGTTCGCATACGAAGCCAATATCCGTTGGATGGATTTGCGCAGATGGTTGATTGGAACCCAGGATAAGTATTTGAAGAAAACTGCTCTTGATTTTGACGAAGGCCCCAGACACAAGCCTATTAATATGAGAGAAAGGGTGGTTAAGACCAGGGTGTTCACAAACAGGTGTTATTGGCTGCCTTTGCCTACTACGCAGGTAAATCTTTATCCCAGCTTTGGACAAAATCCGGGATGGTAG